One genomic region from Macaca mulatta isolate MMU2019108-1 chromosome 20, T2T-MMU8v2.0, whole genome shotgun sequence encodes:
- the CCDC78 gene encoding coiled-coil domain-containing protein 78 isoform X3, whose amino-acid sequence MCRGRWAAFPRWGNGGTEKKSCPSSSTTTGLACHCGRGPGSHLEPTEALATHAAVLVAAAAIGRPSVEAAPGSELARVPLPMEHAATTGPRPGPPPRRVDNVVLRAKDWLPGAPGGTTAWGTTAWATSLEAEVPPDLVLSEEQQLQISKELVDIQITTHRLQEQHEAEIFQLKSEILRLESRVLELELHGDHTSQGCAVPVEADPMHRWAPAQELRHKAQVPGHSDDCRLQVQPKNATNPENEQQRLGNGPALYTPQLLGGQEQLQKQVKWALERQEARQQALETRVEALGRQLQGAREEARAAGQQLATQAVVLCSCRGQLRQAEAENARLQLQLKTLKDEYVLRLQHCAREAAEHADSAGQAPATTALRTFLEATLEDIRAAHRSREQQLARAARTYHKRLVDLSRRHEELLAAYRAPGNPQAIFGAASLDLEPLPVPLVTDFSHREDQHGGPEALLSSPQKGPGGASQGGTSEPQGLDAASWAQIHQKLRDFSRSTQAELERERAQLLVRATVAEEQLSELQEYVDQHLGRYKQEILRLRKLAGSGNPWKVGAVPPAKLQHPRTGSH is encoded by the exons ATGTGCAGGGGGCGCTGGGCCGCATTCCCCAGATGGGGAAACGGAGGCACGGAGAAGAAGAGCTGTCCTTCCTCCTCCACAACCACAGGTCTGGCCTGCCACTGTGGGCGGGGCCCTGGGAGTCACTTGGAACCAACAGAGGCCTTGGCAACGCACGCAGCAGTGCTTGTGGCAGCAGCCGCCATAGGGAGGCCAAGCGTGGAGGCGGCACCGGGCTCGGAGCTGGCCAGGGTCCCCTTGCCTATGGAGCACGCAGCCACCACAGGCCCCAGGCCTGGACCTCCCCCTCGGCGGGTGGACAAC GTTGTGCTACGAGCCAAGGACTGGCTGCCAGGAGCTCCTGGGGGCACCACAGCGTGGGGCACCACGGCGTGGGCCACCAGCCTGGAAGCAGAGGTCCCACCAGATCTGGTGCTCAGTGAGGAGCAGCAGCTGCAG ATCTCCAAGGAGCTGGTCGACATTCAGATCACAACCCACCGCCTACAGGAGCAGCATGAGGCTGAAATCTTTCAGCTGAAGAGTGAG ATCCTTCGACTGGAGAGCCGGgtgctggagctggagctgcatGGAGATCACACCAGCCAGGGCTGTGCGGTCCCAGTGGAGGCTGACCCCATGCACCGCTGGGCACCAGCCCAAGAGCTAAGACACAAAGCCCAGGTGCCTGGACACTCTGATGACTGCAGACTCCAG GTGCAGCCTAAGAACGCCACGAACCCCGAGAATGAGCAGCAGAGGCTGGGGAATGGC CCAGCCCTATATACCCCACAGCTGCTGGGAGGCCAGGAGCAACTGCAGAAACAAGTGAAGTGGGCGCTGGAGCGTCAGGAGGCCCGGCAGCAGGCACTGGAGACTCGTGT GGAAGCCCTGGGCCGGCAGCTGCAGGGAGCCCGAGAGGAGGCCAGAGCAGCTGGACAGCAACTGGCCACACAGGCTGTG GTGCTGTGCAGCTGCCGAGGCCAGCTCCGACAGGCAGAGGCCGAGAACGCCCGGCTGCAGCTGCAGCTCAAGACGCTGAAGGATGAGTACGTCCTGCGGCTGCAGCACTGCGCTCGGGAGGCGGCG GAGCACGCAGACAGTGCAGgccaggcgccagccaccacggcCCTCCGGACATTCCTGGAGGCCACTCTGGAGGACATCCGGGCAGCGCACCGAAGCCGTGAGCAGCAGCTGGCCCGGGCTGCCCGCACCTACCACAAGCGGCTGGTGGATCTGAGCCGCAGGCATGAGGAGCTGTTGGCTGCCTACAG GGCACCTGGGAACCCCCAAGCTATTTTTGGCGCAGCCAGCTTGGACCTGGAACCATTGCCCGTGCCCCTGGTCACTGACTTCAGCCATCGGGAGGACCAG cacgGCGGGCCTGAGGCACTGCTCTCATCCCCACAGAAGGGACCCGGTGGAGCCTCCCAGGGGGGAACATCAGAGCCACA GGGCCTGGACGCTGCGTCCTGGGCCCAGATCCACCAGAAGCTCCGGGACTTCTCCCGCAGCACCCAG GCAGAGCTGGAACGGGAGCGGGCACAGCTGCTGGTCCGGGCCACGGTGGCTGAAGAGCAACTTTCTGAGCTACAGGAGTACGTGGACCAGCACCTGGGCAG GTACAAGCAAGAAATCCTGAGGCTGAGGAAGCTGGCAGGTTCAGGGAACCCCTGGAAAGTGGGGGCTGTGCCTCCAGCCAAGCTCCAGCATCCAAGGACCGGCAGCCACTAG
- the CCDC78 gene encoding coiled-coil domain-containing protein 78 isoform X25 — MEHAATTGPRPGPPPRRVDNVVLRAKDWLPGAPGGTTAWGTTAWATSLEAEVPPDLVLSEEQQLQISKELVDIQITTHRLQEQHEAEIFQLKSEILRLESRVLELELHGDHTSQGCAVPVEADPMHRWAPAQELRHKAQVQPKNATNPENEQQRLGNGPALYTPQLLGGQEQLQKQVKWALERQEARQQALETRVEALGRQLQGAREEARAAGQQLATQAVVLCSCRGQLRQAEAENARLQLQLKTLKDEYVLRLQHCAREAAEHADSAGQAPATTALRTFLEATLEDIRAAHRSREQQLARAARTYHKRLVDLSRRHEELLAAYRSGPRQTLVYADRAPGNPQAIFGAASLDLEPLPVPLVTDFSHREDQHGGPEALLSSPQKGPGGASQGGTSEPQGLDAASWAQIHQKLRDFSRSTQAELERERAQLLVRATVAEEQLSELQEYVDQHLGRYKQEILRLRKLAGSGNPWKVGAVPPAKLQHPRTGSH; from the exons ATGGAGCACGCAGCCACCACAGGCCCCAGGCCTGGACCTCCCCCTCGGCGGGTGGACAAC GTTGTGCTACGAGCCAAGGACTGGCTGCCAGGAGCTCCTGGGGGCACCACAGCGTGGGGCACCACGGCGTGGGCCACCAGCCTGGAAGCAGAGGTCCCACCAGATCTGGTGCTCAGTGAGGAGCAGCAGCTGCAG ATCTCCAAGGAGCTGGTCGACATTCAGATCACAACCCACCGCCTACAGGAGCAGCATGAGGCTGAAATCTTTCAGCTGAAGAGTGAG ATCCTTCGACTGGAGAGCCGGgtgctggagctggagctgcatGGAGATCACACCAGCCAGGGCTGTGCGGTCCCAGTGGAGGCTGACCCCATGCACCGCTGGGCACCAGCCCAAGAGCTAAGACACAAAGCCCAG GTGCAGCCTAAGAACGCCACGAACCCCGAGAATGAGCAGCAGAGGCTGGGGAATGGC CCAGCCCTATATACCCCACAGCTGCTGGGAGGCCAGGAGCAACTGCAGAAACAAGTGAAGTGGGCGCTGGAGCGTCAGGAGGCCCGGCAGCAGGCACTGGAGACTCGTGT GGAAGCCCTGGGCCGGCAGCTGCAGGGAGCCCGAGAGGAGGCCAGAGCAGCTGGACAGCAACTGGCCACACAGGCTGTG GTGCTGTGCAGCTGCCGAGGCCAGCTCCGACAGGCAGAGGCCGAGAACGCCCGGCTGCAGCTGCAGCTCAAGACGCTGAAGGATGAGTACGTCCTGCGGCTGCAGCACTGCGCTCGGGAGGCGGCG GAGCACGCAGACAGTGCAGgccaggcgccagccaccacggcCCTCCGGACATTCCTGGAGGCCACTCTGGAGGACATCCGGGCAGCGCACCGAAGCCGTGAGCAGCAGCTGGCCCGGGCTGCCCGCACCTACCACAAGCGGCTGGTGGATCTGAGCCGCAGGCATGAGGAGCTGTTGGCTGCCTACAG GAGTGGCCCAAGACAGACACTGGTCTACGCTGACAGGGCACCTGGGAACCCCCAAGCTATTTTTGGCGCAGCCAGCTTGGACCTGGAACCATTGCCCGTGCCCCTGGTCACTGACTTCAGCCATCGGGAGGACCAG cacgGCGGGCCTGAGGCACTGCTCTCATCCCCACAGAAGGGACCCGGTGGAGCCTCCCAGGGGGGAACATCAGAGCCACA GGGCCTGGACGCTGCGTCCTGGGCCCAGATCCACCAGAAGCTCCGGGACTTCTCCCGCAGCACCCAG GCAGAGCTGGAACGGGAGCGGGCACAGCTGCTGGTCCGGGCCACGGTGGCTGAAGAGCAACTTTCTGAGCTACAGGAGTACGTGGACCAGCACCTGGGCAG GTACAAGCAAGAAATCCTGAGGCTGAGGAAGCTGGCAGGTTCAGGGAACCCCTGGAAAGTGGGGGCTGTGCCTCCAGCCAAGCTCCAGCATCCAAGGACCGGCAGCCACTAG
- the CCDC78 gene encoding coiled-coil domain-containing protein 78 isoform X1, producing MCRGRWAAFPRWGNGGTEKKSCPSSSTTTGLACHCGRGPGSHLEPTEALATHAAVLVAAAAIGRPSVEAAPGSELARVPLPMEHAATTGPRPGPPPRRVDNVVLRAKDWLPGAPGGTTAWGTTAWATSLEAEVPPDLVLSEEQQLQISKELVDIQITTHRLQEQHEAEIFQLKSEILRLESRVLELELHGDHTSQGCAVPVEADPMHRWAPAQELRHKAQVPGHSDDCRLQVQPKNATNPENEQQRLGNGLLGGQEQLQKQVKWALERQEARQQALETRVEALGRQLQGAREEARAAGQQLATQAVVLCSCRGQLRQAEAENARLQLQLKTLKDEYVLRLQHCAREAAEHADSAGQAPATTALRTFLEATLEDIRAAHRSREQQLARAARTYHKRLVDLSRRHEELLAAYRSGPRQTLVYADRAPGNPQAIFGAASLDLEPLPVPLVTDFSHREDQHGGPEALLSSPQKGPGGASQGGTSEPQGLDAASWAQIHQKLRDFSRSTQAELERERAQLLVRATVAEEQLSELQEYVDQHLGRYKQEILRLRKLAGSGNPWKVGAVPPAKLQHPRTGSH from the exons ATGTGCAGGGGGCGCTGGGCCGCATTCCCCAGATGGGGAAACGGAGGCACGGAGAAGAAGAGCTGTCCTTCCTCCTCCACAACCACAGGTCTGGCCTGCCACTGTGGGCGGGGCCCTGGGAGTCACTTGGAACCAACAGAGGCCTTGGCAACGCACGCAGCAGTGCTTGTGGCAGCAGCCGCCATAGGGAGGCCAAGCGTGGAGGCGGCACCGGGCTCGGAGCTGGCCAGGGTCCCCTTGCCTATGGAGCACGCAGCCACCACAGGCCCCAGGCCTGGACCTCCCCCTCGGCGGGTGGACAAC GTTGTGCTACGAGCCAAGGACTGGCTGCCAGGAGCTCCTGGGGGCACCACAGCGTGGGGCACCACGGCGTGGGCCACCAGCCTGGAAGCAGAGGTCCCACCAGATCTGGTGCTCAGTGAGGAGCAGCAGCTGCAG ATCTCCAAGGAGCTGGTCGACATTCAGATCACAACCCACCGCCTACAGGAGCAGCATGAGGCTGAAATCTTTCAGCTGAAGAGTGAG ATCCTTCGACTGGAGAGCCGGgtgctggagctggagctgcatGGAGATCACACCAGCCAGGGCTGTGCGGTCCCAGTGGAGGCTGACCCCATGCACCGCTGGGCACCAGCCCAAGAGCTAAGACACAAAGCCCAGGTGCCTGGACACTCTGATGACTGCAGACTCCAG GTGCAGCCTAAGAACGCCACGAACCCCGAGAATGAGCAGCAGAGGCTGGGGAATGGC CTGCTGGGAGGCCAGGAGCAACTGCAGAAACAAGTGAAGTGGGCGCTGGAGCGTCAGGAGGCCCGGCAGCAGGCACTGGAGACTCGTGT GGAAGCCCTGGGCCGGCAGCTGCAGGGAGCCCGAGAGGAGGCCAGAGCAGCTGGACAGCAACTGGCCACACAGGCTGTG GTGCTGTGCAGCTGCCGAGGCCAGCTCCGACAGGCAGAGGCCGAGAACGCCCGGCTGCAGCTGCAGCTCAAGACGCTGAAGGATGAGTACGTCCTGCGGCTGCAGCACTGCGCTCGGGAGGCGGCG GAGCACGCAGACAGTGCAGgccaggcgccagccaccacggcCCTCCGGACATTCCTGGAGGCCACTCTGGAGGACATCCGGGCAGCGCACCGAAGCCGTGAGCAGCAGCTGGCCCGGGCTGCCCGCACCTACCACAAGCGGCTGGTGGATCTGAGCCGCAGGCATGAGGAGCTGTTGGCTGCCTACAG GAGTGGCCCAAGACAGACACTGGTCTACGCTGACAGGGCACCTGGGAACCCCCAAGCTATTTTTGGCGCAGCCAGCTTGGACCTGGAACCATTGCCCGTGCCCCTGGTCACTGACTTCAGCCATCGGGAGGACCAG cacgGCGGGCCTGAGGCACTGCTCTCATCCCCACAGAAGGGACCCGGTGGAGCCTCCCAGGGGGGAACATCAGAGCCACA GGGCCTGGACGCTGCGTCCTGGGCCCAGATCCACCAGAAGCTCCGGGACTTCTCCCGCAGCACCCAG GCAGAGCTGGAACGGGAGCGGGCACAGCTGCTGGTCCGGGCCACGGTGGCTGAAGAGCAACTTTCTGAGCTACAGGAGTACGTGGACCAGCACCTGGGCAG GTACAAGCAAGAAATCCTGAGGCTGAGGAAGCTGGCAGGTTCAGGGAACCCCTGGAAAGTGGGGGCTGTGCCTCCAGCCAAGCTCCAGCATCCAAGGACCGGCAGCCACTAG
- the CCDC78 gene encoding coiled-coil domain-containing protein 78 isoform X10, which translates to MCRGRWAAFPRWGNGGTEKKSCPSSSTTTGLACHCGRGPGSHLEPTEALATHAAVLVAAAAIGRPSVEAAPGSELARVPLPMEHAATTGPRPGPPPRRVDNVVLRAKDWLPGAPGGTTAWGTTAWATSLEAEVPPDLVLSEEQQLQISKELVDIQITTHRLQEQHEAEIFQLKSEILRLESRVLELELHGDHTSQGCAVPVEADPMHRWAPAQELRHKAQVQPKNATNPENEQQRLGNGLLGGQEQLQKQVKWALERQEARQQALETRVEALGRQLQGAREEARAAGQQLATQAVVLCSCRGQLRQAEAENARLQLQLKTLKDEYVLRLQHCAREAAEHADSAGQAPATTALRTFLEATLEDIRAAHRSREQQLARAARTYHKRLVDLSRRHEELLAAYRAPGNPQAIFGAASLDLEPLPVPLVTDFSHREDQHGGPEALLSSPQKGPGGASQGGTSEPQGLDAASWAQIHQKLRDFSRSTQAELERERAQLLVRATVAEEQLSELQEYVDQHLGRYKQEILRLRKLAGSGNPWKVGAVPPAKLQHPRTGSH; encoded by the exons ATGTGCAGGGGGCGCTGGGCCGCATTCCCCAGATGGGGAAACGGAGGCACGGAGAAGAAGAGCTGTCCTTCCTCCTCCACAACCACAGGTCTGGCCTGCCACTGTGGGCGGGGCCCTGGGAGTCACTTGGAACCAACAGAGGCCTTGGCAACGCACGCAGCAGTGCTTGTGGCAGCAGCCGCCATAGGGAGGCCAAGCGTGGAGGCGGCACCGGGCTCGGAGCTGGCCAGGGTCCCCTTGCCTATGGAGCACGCAGCCACCACAGGCCCCAGGCCTGGACCTCCCCCTCGGCGGGTGGACAAC GTTGTGCTACGAGCCAAGGACTGGCTGCCAGGAGCTCCTGGGGGCACCACAGCGTGGGGCACCACGGCGTGGGCCACCAGCCTGGAAGCAGAGGTCCCACCAGATCTGGTGCTCAGTGAGGAGCAGCAGCTGCAG ATCTCCAAGGAGCTGGTCGACATTCAGATCACAACCCACCGCCTACAGGAGCAGCATGAGGCTGAAATCTTTCAGCTGAAGAGTGAG ATCCTTCGACTGGAGAGCCGGgtgctggagctggagctgcatGGAGATCACACCAGCCAGGGCTGTGCGGTCCCAGTGGAGGCTGACCCCATGCACCGCTGGGCACCAGCCCAAGAGCTAAGACACAAAGCCCAG GTGCAGCCTAAGAACGCCACGAACCCCGAGAATGAGCAGCAGAGGCTGGGGAATGGC CTGCTGGGAGGCCAGGAGCAACTGCAGAAACAAGTGAAGTGGGCGCTGGAGCGTCAGGAGGCCCGGCAGCAGGCACTGGAGACTCGTGT GGAAGCCCTGGGCCGGCAGCTGCAGGGAGCCCGAGAGGAGGCCAGAGCAGCTGGACAGCAACTGGCCACACAGGCTGTG GTGCTGTGCAGCTGCCGAGGCCAGCTCCGACAGGCAGAGGCCGAGAACGCCCGGCTGCAGCTGCAGCTCAAGACGCTGAAGGATGAGTACGTCCTGCGGCTGCAGCACTGCGCTCGGGAGGCGGCG GAGCACGCAGACAGTGCAGgccaggcgccagccaccacggcCCTCCGGACATTCCTGGAGGCCACTCTGGAGGACATCCGGGCAGCGCACCGAAGCCGTGAGCAGCAGCTGGCCCGGGCTGCCCGCACCTACCACAAGCGGCTGGTGGATCTGAGCCGCAGGCATGAGGAGCTGTTGGCTGCCTACAG GGCACCTGGGAACCCCCAAGCTATTTTTGGCGCAGCCAGCTTGGACCTGGAACCATTGCCCGTGCCCCTGGTCACTGACTTCAGCCATCGGGAGGACCAG cacgGCGGGCCTGAGGCACTGCTCTCATCCCCACAGAAGGGACCCGGTGGAGCCTCCCAGGGGGGAACATCAGAGCCACA GGGCCTGGACGCTGCGTCCTGGGCCCAGATCCACCAGAAGCTCCGGGACTTCTCCCGCAGCACCCAG GCAGAGCTGGAACGGGAGCGGGCACAGCTGCTGGTCCGGGCCACGGTGGCTGAAGAGCAACTTTCTGAGCTACAGGAGTACGTGGACCAGCACCTGGGCAG GTACAAGCAAGAAATCCTGAGGCTGAGGAAGCTGGCAGGTTCAGGGAACCCCTGGAAAGTGGGGGCTGTGCCTCCAGCCAAGCTCCAGCATCCAAGGACCGGCAGCCACTAG
- the CCDC78 gene encoding coiled-coil domain-containing protein 78 isoform X5 — translation MCRGRWAAFPRWGNGGTEKKSCPSSSTTTGLACHCGRGPGSHLEPTEALATHAAVLVAAAAIGRPSVEAAPGSELARVPLPMEHAATTGPRPGPPPRRVDNVVLRAKDWLPGAPGGTTAWGTTAWATSLEAEVPPDLVLSEEQQLQISKELVDIQITTHRLQEQHEAEIFQLKSEVARRQVYPLMPVVLQILRLESRVLELELHGDHTSQGCAVPVEADPMHRWAPAQELRHKAQVQPKNATNPENEQQRLGNGLLGGQEQLQKQVKWALERQEARQQALETRVEALGRQLQGAREEARAAGQQLATQAVVLCSCRGQLRQAEAENARLQLQLKTLKDEYVLRLQHCAREAAEHADSAGQAPATTALRTFLEATLEDIRAAHRSREQQLARAARTYHKRLVDLSRRHEELLAAYRAPGNPQAIFGAASLDLEPLPVPLVTDFSHREDQHGGPEALLSSPQKGPGGASQGGTSEPQGLDAASWAQIHQKLRDFSRSTQAELERERAQLLVRATVAEEQLSELQEYVDQHLGRYKQEILRLRKLAGSGNPWKVGAVPPAKLQHPRTGSH, via the exons ATGTGCAGGGGGCGCTGGGCCGCATTCCCCAGATGGGGAAACGGAGGCACGGAGAAGAAGAGCTGTCCTTCCTCCTCCACAACCACAGGTCTGGCCTGCCACTGTGGGCGGGGCCCTGGGAGTCACTTGGAACCAACAGAGGCCTTGGCAACGCACGCAGCAGTGCTTGTGGCAGCAGCCGCCATAGGGAGGCCAAGCGTGGAGGCGGCACCGGGCTCGGAGCTGGCCAGGGTCCCCTTGCCTATGGAGCACGCAGCCACCACAGGCCCCAGGCCTGGACCTCCCCCTCGGCGGGTGGACAAC GTTGTGCTACGAGCCAAGGACTGGCTGCCAGGAGCTCCTGGGGGCACCACAGCGTGGGGCACCACGGCGTGGGCCACCAGCCTGGAAGCAGAGGTCCCACCAGATCTGGTGCTCAGTGAGGAGCAGCAGCTGCAG ATCTCCAAGGAGCTGGTCGACATTCAGATCACAACCCACCGCCTACAGGAGCAGCATGAGGCTGAAATCTTTCAGCTGAAGAGTGAG GTGGCCCGCAGGCAGGTGTACCCGCTCATGCCAGTTGTCCTACAGATCCTTCGACTGGAGAGCCGGgtgctggagctggagctgcatGGAGATCACACCAGCCAGGGCTGTGCGGTCCCAGTGGAGGCTGACCCCATGCACCGCTGGGCACCAGCCCAAGAGCTAAGACACAAAGCCCAG GTGCAGCCTAAGAACGCCACGAACCCCGAGAATGAGCAGCAGAGGCTGGGGAATGGC CTGCTGGGAGGCCAGGAGCAACTGCAGAAACAAGTGAAGTGGGCGCTGGAGCGTCAGGAGGCCCGGCAGCAGGCACTGGAGACTCGTGT GGAAGCCCTGGGCCGGCAGCTGCAGGGAGCCCGAGAGGAGGCCAGAGCAGCTGGACAGCAACTGGCCACACAGGCTGTG GTGCTGTGCAGCTGCCGAGGCCAGCTCCGACAGGCAGAGGCCGAGAACGCCCGGCTGCAGCTGCAGCTCAAGACGCTGAAGGATGAGTACGTCCTGCGGCTGCAGCACTGCGCTCGGGAGGCGGCG GAGCACGCAGACAGTGCAGgccaggcgccagccaccacggcCCTCCGGACATTCCTGGAGGCCACTCTGGAGGACATCCGGGCAGCGCACCGAAGCCGTGAGCAGCAGCTGGCCCGGGCTGCCCGCACCTACCACAAGCGGCTGGTGGATCTGAGCCGCAGGCATGAGGAGCTGTTGGCTGCCTACAG GGCACCTGGGAACCCCCAAGCTATTTTTGGCGCAGCCAGCTTGGACCTGGAACCATTGCCCGTGCCCCTGGTCACTGACTTCAGCCATCGGGAGGACCAG cacgGCGGGCCTGAGGCACTGCTCTCATCCCCACAGAAGGGACCCGGTGGAGCCTCCCAGGGGGGAACATCAGAGCCACA GGGCCTGGACGCTGCGTCCTGGGCCCAGATCCACCAGAAGCTCCGGGACTTCTCCCGCAGCACCCAG GCAGAGCTGGAACGGGAGCGGGCACAGCTGCTGGTCCGGGCCACGGTGGCTGAAGAGCAACTTTCTGAGCTACAGGAGTACGTGGACCAGCACCTGGGCAG GTACAAGCAAGAAATCCTGAGGCTGAGGAAGCTGGCAGGTTCAGGGAACCCCTGGAAAGTGGGGGCTGTGCCTCCAGCCAAGCTCCAGCATCCAAGGACCGGCAGCCACTAG
- the CCDC78 gene encoding coiled-coil domain-containing protein 78 isoform X9, translating to MCRGRWAAFPRWGNGGTEKKSCPSSSTTTGLACHCGRGPGSHLEPTEALATHAAVLVAAAAIGRPSVEAAPGSELARVPLPMEHAATTGPRPGPPPRRVDNVVLRAKDWLPGAPGGTTAWGTTAWATSLEAEVPPDLVLSEEQQLQISKELVDIQITTHRLQEQHEAEIFQLKSEILRLESRVLELELHGDHTSQGCAVPVEADPMHRWAPAQELRHKAQVPGHSDDCRLQVQPKNATNPENEQQRLGNGPALYTPQLLGGQEQLQKQVKWALERQEARQQALETRVEALGRQLQGAREEARAAGQQLATQAVVLCSCRGQLRQAEAENARLQLQLKTLKDEYVLRLQHCAREAAEHADSAGQAPATTALRTFLEATLEDIRAAHRSREQQLARAARTYHKRLVDLSRRHEELLAAYRAPGNPQAIFGAASLDLEPLPVPLVTDFSHREDQKGPGGASQGGTSEPQGLDAASWAQIHQKLRDFSRSTQAELERERAQLLVRATVAEEQLSELQEYVDQHLGRYKQEILRLRKLAGSGNPWKVGAVPPAKLQHPRTGSH from the exons ATGTGCAGGGGGCGCTGGGCCGCATTCCCCAGATGGGGAAACGGAGGCACGGAGAAGAAGAGCTGTCCTTCCTCCTCCACAACCACAGGTCTGGCCTGCCACTGTGGGCGGGGCCCTGGGAGTCACTTGGAACCAACAGAGGCCTTGGCAACGCACGCAGCAGTGCTTGTGGCAGCAGCCGCCATAGGGAGGCCAAGCGTGGAGGCGGCACCGGGCTCGGAGCTGGCCAGGGTCCCCTTGCCTATGGAGCACGCAGCCACCACAGGCCCCAGGCCTGGACCTCCCCCTCGGCGGGTGGACAAC GTTGTGCTACGAGCCAAGGACTGGCTGCCAGGAGCTCCTGGGGGCACCACAGCGTGGGGCACCACGGCGTGGGCCACCAGCCTGGAAGCAGAGGTCCCACCAGATCTGGTGCTCAGTGAGGAGCAGCAGCTGCAG ATCTCCAAGGAGCTGGTCGACATTCAGATCACAACCCACCGCCTACAGGAGCAGCATGAGGCTGAAATCTTTCAGCTGAAGAGTGAG ATCCTTCGACTGGAGAGCCGGgtgctggagctggagctgcatGGAGATCACACCAGCCAGGGCTGTGCGGTCCCAGTGGAGGCTGACCCCATGCACCGCTGGGCACCAGCCCAAGAGCTAAGACACAAAGCCCAGGTGCCTGGACACTCTGATGACTGCAGACTCCAG GTGCAGCCTAAGAACGCCACGAACCCCGAGAATGAGCAGCAGAGGCTGGGGAATGGC CCAGCCCTATATACCCCACAGCTGCTGGGAGGCCAGGAGCAACTGCAGAAACAAGTGAAGTGGGCGCTGGAGCGTCAGGAGGCCCGGCAGCAGGCACTGGAGACTCGTGT GGAAGCCCTGGGCCGGCAGCTGCAGGGAGCCCGAGAGGAGGCCAGAGCAGCTGGACAGCAACTGGCCACACAGGCTGTG GTGCTGTGCAGCTGCCGAGGCCAGCTCCGACAGGCAGAGGCCGAGAACGCCCGGCTGCAGCTGCAGCTCAAGACGCTGAAGGATGAGTACGTCCTGCGGCTGCAGCACTGCGCTCGGGAGGCGGCG GAGCACGCAGACAGTGCAGgccaggcgccagccaccacggcCCTCCGGACATTCCTGGAGGCCACTCTGGAGGACATCCGGGCAGCGCACCGAAGCCGTGAGCAGCAGCTGGCCCGGGCTGCCCGCACCTACCACAAGCGGCTGGTGGATCTGAGCCGCAGGCATGAGGAGCTGTTGGCTGCCTACAG GGCACCTGGGAACCCCCAAGCTATTTTTGGCGCAGCCAGCTTGGACCTGGAACCATTGCCCGTGCCCCTGGTCACTGACTTCAGCCATCGGGAGGACCAG AAGGGACCCGGTGGAGCCTCCCAGGGGGGAACATCAGAGCCACA GGGCCTGGACGCTGCGTCCTGGGCCCAGATCCACCAGAAGCTCCGGGACTTCTCCCGCAGCACCCAG GCAGAGCTGGAACGGGAGCGGGCACAGCTGCTGGTCCGGGCCACGGTGGCTGAAGAGCAACTTTCTGAGCTACAGGAGTACGTGGACCAGCACCTGGGCAG GTACAAGCAAGAAATCCTGAGGCTGAGGAAGCTGGCAGGTTCAGGGAACCCCTGGAAAGTGGGGGCTGTGCCTCCAGCCAAGCTCCAGCATCCAAGGACCGGCAGCCACTAG